A single genomic interval of Lacrimispora sphenoides JCM 1415 harbors:
- a CDS encoding SpoIID/LytB domain-containing protein has protein sequence MNKKTFIGFIVGIPLLVLILIIIILVNEPEPEGISRGVAYKSAALLLTDRENCEKMLKEHSQEYFPEKEQNNWYVKYMNYLYAGGYLDPHEIPAKSDTAEGFLTYKEAESLAEALVPGSGKKIHESSKKQNKKLPADEWWYLYEELRQALDKEGTIRVLDVFLYGTPTNVKTATAWTAYTSEGNFQFEGISLDSYIDWELKFLVKGNEIIALKEAVTDSITYKNVWLTTGTGGTFGVYLGSVERTFPLEASLGQPEDFANNIADISLKRGSLQKVTLKKKKISGKVLAVKDDSIEVEGYGSLKLDKDFKVYRLYGQLEERSVSDILVGYDIQDFVVAHGRICAALLVREFDAKSIRVLLMSTNFQTIFHPSVTLSAESGLLLTYGEKAVKIPPKAEVIIDTSDERLKDGRIVIAPLEKGDSITVNSIQRSYGTPAYDGTIEIRKEADGLLLVNELYLEDYLTKVVPSEMPDSYEKEALKAQAVCARTYAFRQIQSNTYSKYGAHVDDSTRFQVYNNLQSASKTEEAVRETYGKLLFYNDKPIEAFYFSTSCGHTTDGSIWGGDPAQLPYLDGSLLQDSRGVLNLSTNSDFDEFIKKKDYPAFDSGFPMYRWETTVTNRQLEEEITEVGSILNITVTERGVGGIVKKLRVEGSDGVMTINGEGQVRAKLGNKYMTITKLDGTLMKNFDSLPSAYIAIENQGVDDNNITTFHIYGGGFGHGVGMSQNGAQAMAKSGKNFEDILKFFYHDTEVREAEQSKE, from the coding sequence ATGAATAAAAAGACATTTATCGGATTTATAGTCGGTATTCCTCTTTTGGTTTTGATTCTCATTATTATTATTCTGGTTAATGAACCGGAACCGGAGGGAATATCAAGGGGGGTAGCATATAAGTCAGCTGCTCTTCTTCTTACCGATAGAGAAAACTGTGAAAAAATGCTGAAGGAACATAGCCAGGAATACTTTCCTGAAAAGGAACAGAATAACTGGTATGTGAAATACATGAATTACCTGTATGCAGGCGGTTATCTTGACCCCCATGAAATTCCGGCAAAAAGTGATACTGCGGAAGGCTTTTTGACCTACAAAGAGGCGGAAAGCCTGGCGGAAGCTCTGGTTCCCGGATCGGGAAAGAAGATCCATGAAAGCAGCAAAAAACAAAATAAAAAGCTTCCTGCTGATGAATGGTGGTATTTGTATGAAGAATTGAGGCAGGCACTGGATAAAGAAGGAACGATCAGAGTGCTTGACGTGTTTCTTTATGGCACTCCTACCAATGTAAAAACTGCAACAGCCTGGACTGCCTATACCAGCGAAGGGAATTTTCAATTTGAGGGCATCAGCCTGGATTCTTACATAGACTGGGAGTTAAAGTTCCTGGTAAAGGGCAATGAGATCATTGCATTAAAAGAAGCGGTGACAGATTCCATAACCTATAAAAATGTCTGGCTGACCACAGGAACGGGAGGAACGTTCGGTGTATACTTAGGGTCAGTGGAGCGTACCTTCCCCCTTGAGGCCTCTTTGGGGCAGCCGGAGGATTTTGCCAATAATATTGCGGATATCAGTTTAAAAAGAGGAAGCCTTCAAAAGGTTACCTTGAAGAAAAAGAAGATATCGGGAAAGGTTCTTGCGGTAAAGGATGATTCTATTGAGGTTGAGGGGTATGGCAGCTTAAAACTGGATAAAGATTTTAAAGTATACCGGTTATACGGTCAGCTTGAAGAACGTAGTGTCTCCGATATTCTGGTAGGATATGATATACAGGATTTTGTTGTTGCCCATGGCAGGATATGTGCTGCCTTGCTGGTAAGGGAATTTGATGCAAAGAGCATTCGTGTCCTTTTGATGTCCACCAATTTCCAAACGATCTTTCATCCGTCTGTAACCCTGTCTGCTGAAAGCGGCCTGTTATTGACCTATGGCGAGAAGGCGGTAAAAATACCTCCAAAGGCAGAAGTGATTATTGATACCTCAGATGAGCGGCTAAAGGATGGACGGATTGTAATCGCACCTTTAGAAAAAGGAGACTCCATTACCGTTAATTCCATCCAGAGGTCCTATGGCACCCCGGCCTATGACGGTACGATTGAGATACGTAAGGAAGCCGATGGGCTGCTTTTAGTCAATGAGTTGTACCTGGAGGATTATCTGACAAAGGTTGTTCCCAGTGAGATGCCTGACAGCTATGAAAAGGAAGCCTTAAAAGCTCAGGCTGTCTGTGCCAGAACCTATGCGTTCCGTCAGATCCAGAGCAACACCTACAGCAAATACGGTGCCCATGTGGATGACAGCACCAGATTCCAGGTTTATAACAATCTGCAGTCCGCATCAAAAACAGAAGAAGCGGTACGTGAGACTTATGGAAAGCTGTTGTTTTATAATGATAAACCTATAGAAGCCTTTTATTTCTCCACTTCTTGCGGACATACGACCGACGGGAGCATATGGGGAGGCGATCCGGCTCAGTTACCATATCTGGATGGCAGTCTTCTTCAGGATAGCAGGGGAGTATTAAATCTGTCGACAAATTCTGATTTTGATGAATTTATAAAGAAAAAAGATTATCCGGCCTTTGATTCAGGATTCCCCATGTACCGATGGGAAACCACCGTCACGAACCGGCAGCTGGAGGAAGAGATCACCGAAGTCGGATCAATCCTGAACATTACTGTAACAGAACGTGGAGTAGGCGGAATTGTTAAAAAACTAAGGGTCGAAGGATCCGACGGCGTCATGACCATCAATGGGGAAGGACAGGTAAGGGCAAAGCTTGGAAATAAATATATGACCATTACAAAGCTTGATGGTACGCTCATGAAGAATTTTGACTCCCTTCCCAGTGCCTATATTGCAATAGAAAATCAGGGCGTTGATGACAATAACATTACAACCTTTCATATTTACGGGGGAGGCTTTGGGCATGGTGTTGGTATGAGCCAGAATGGAGCTCAGGCCATGGCAAAGAGCGGGAAGAACTTTGAGGATATCTTAAAATTCTTCTATCACGACACGGAAGTGCGGGAAGCAGAGCAGAGTAAGGAATGA